The Papaver somniferum cultivar HN1 chromosome 3, ASM357369v1, whole genome shotgun sequence genome includes a region encoding these proteins:
- the LOC113359611 gene encoding 20 kDa chaperonin, chloroplastic-like, whose translation MWVEFLELSVHGSYLYSLVASWNIFIIIDLALFFFTVHCPQAVGRHNPLGDRVLVVAKTAAQKTTGGIQSPSTAQTKPQGSEILAIEKGKTVGKAQVDVSVKTGAQIIYSKYVGTEVDLNGVSHLLLNNDGIVGILETEDVKDFKPLSERVLINVEEAEKETAGGLLLTEDSKEKPSIGTIKGPSFHSLQTRMQHLKNKSSHQRISNGATKSCGGEESGEKQ comes from the exons ATGTGGGTTGAGTTTTTAGAATTGTCTGTTCAT GGATCCTACCTTTACTCACTTGTTGCTAGTTggaatatttttattataattgacCTTGCTCTATTTTTTTTTACTGTACACTGCCCTCAAGCCGTTGGGAGACACAATCCCTTGGGAGACAGGGTGCTTGTTGTAGCCAAGACAGCAGCGCAGAAGACCACAGGTGGTATTCAGTCGCCTTCTACCGCTCAGACTAAGCCACAAGGAAGTGAGATCCTTGCTATTGAGAAGGGTAAGACCGTCGGAAAGGCCCAAGTCGATGTTAGTGTGAAG ACTGGTGCTCAAATCATTTACTCCAAATATGTCGGAACTGAAGTGGACTTGAATGGAGTAAGCCATCTTTTATTGAATAACGATGGCATTGTTGGTATTCTCGAGACCGAAGATGTCAAGGATTTTAAGCCCCTGAGCGAACGCGTGTTAATTAAC GTTGAGGAGGCCGAGAAGGAAACTGCTGGTGGGTTACTTCTAACAGAGGATAGCAAGGAGAAGCCCTCCATTGGAACG ATAAAAGGTCCTTCATTTCATAGTTTACAAACACGAATGCAACACCTGAAAAACAAATCAAGCCATCAAAGAA TTTCAAACGGAGCTACAAAAAGCTGTGGAGGAGAAGAAAGTGGGGAGAAGCAATAA